Part of the Drosophila kikkawai strain 14028-0561.14 chromosome 3L, DkikHiC1v2, whole genome shotgun sequence genome is shown below.
GAAAACATGACCGTGACAATAATCGCATTTCACGCGGCTTCCTTATAGCTCGGGTACACCGTCGCAAATCAATATCTCCCCAAGAGACACACGAACTGAACAACCATAAAAGAGCCTCTATATATAAGAGCCTCCGCCGATACGAGATTGTAAATGTGAGGTGAGGCTTGAAGAGGTTTCTAAGGCTTGCGAGTCTTGGTAAGGCTTTGGTGTTGGCCAGGCCACCATTTATGGGCCTgggctgccgctgccactgccgctgccCCATTGTACTATCAATATTTGTGGCTCCTCTtcggtttattatttttggttttgtgcATGGCATTAGCTCCGTTTTTACATATTCGGCGTGTGGGTGTTGCTGTGCTGTGCTCGTGCTCTTAACGGGTTTCTCTGGCTTTAACGGTTACGGCCGCTCTTTTACGACTCTTTTTATTGCTGTTATTAATGCCCGAATATTCGAAATCTTCCATTTTTGGGCGGCGCGATCTATTGTCTGGCTATAGTGTTACCTTCAACCCGCCTTGAATGTGTGGCAATAATCGACGACAGCAACTTGAATCGTATCAACAATTTGTATCTCTTTCGAGTGGGGAACATCATCTCATCTGGATGGGTGAATAGATTGCTTGTTTCGTTTAAAGATTCAAGTTTTTAATGCCTTTATTTAAGTGTAAATTTTGAGACAGCCTATACAGGCGAATCGATCTAGATAGGGGATGATATTTGGAGGTATGAAAGATGGGGAATTGGGAGTTTAGATTGTGAGGAAGAAGTCTGTGTTCATATTTACTAgggttttatataaataatattgtttatatcattttaaaatatttattaaaaattataaggcttaaaaatacataaaactGATTGATAAAATGGTTTAAAAAcgtattttaattgttataaaaatattttttactgcatttaaaattgttcttataattttaaatcaaagaaCATCTACTCAAAAAATTCCtttcaatataaatttttgattaaaaaaaagcctttttatgaaaaatatagtttatattattttaaaatatttattaaatattaaaaggttaaaataatatttaataaaaaggtttaatggtaataaaaacgTATTTAAAACATGATAAACACAATTCTCCtgcatttaacatttttcttataaatttaaatcaattaaaatcttctccagaatttatttcaatattaattttgcctaaaaaaaacaccaatAAATTCCAGTAAATCTAACTGCTAATATCTAAACTTCATTAatccaaatttttaaattttcccctaaaaatcTCATCCACTTTAAACCCAAAAAACACATCAACTCTGGATTTTATTGAGTTTAATGGCAGTTCGTTGAAGTAATATTTCAATCAAATTCGCGTCGCCGCTCCAAATTACAACATaattttcagatatttttCGCCTTTTACAATTTCCgcattacaaattaatttccacgACCCCCTTGGCCCACCCAAAAAAACGCCGAGaatgagaaagagagagagagaaagaaaagcttgaatattaaaaaattgaaatctGTTTAATGTGTTTACTCGACCAGCGCAGggaaaaatttcattaaaaggGAAAGCCCCGGCCAGAGGATGCGAAATAGGATGTCGATGTGGGCGGAGTGCAGGGGGTGGTCGGGGGAAATTGTGGCGACTCATGGCGCAATCGTCAATTATGGCCAACAAGGAAAGCGGAAAAAATATTGTGTTCGATAATCAAACCGAAAATGTGCACAGCTTGAGTCAAAATAACAAAAGCGGGGGGAATGGTACCGAAAAACAAGGCAACAAAAGGCACAGAAAGAGTAGGAAAATCGTCGAAGGGCGCAGGACTTTTGAGCAGCAGGATATAAGCGTACGTTTGCCTTCCCCCTTTTTAGCTACATCCCTGTGCGATATATACCCGGTACTATGAAGGGTATATTGTATTCTGGTGAAAGGTATTAGCAAAGGAGGGGAAGGGAGAATTGctgtgaaaatattaaaaatagaaaataaaatatataaaatatttaaaatataaattatgcaaaatgttaagaaaatattaggagaagaaaatataatttataaaatatttaaaatatacattatgcaaaatgtaagaaattctgaaatgggatattaaatattctaatttaaatattaagcactttattaataaattatttttaaattaactaattatCTAATTTTTAGAttctagaaaataaataaaatacaaattaaactaaattttataaataaaaaatacttaaatagGTTATTCCTCTTATTTGtcaaattgtatatttttataatttacattattattttaattttacttaatttattttctaactTTACTAGGTACCTTCTAGTCTCCACTGTAACTCCCTCGTTTTATCTTACTTTctccttgattttttttatttatttatttttttttttttggcaatttgcCACCCGCCGTTGACGTCGACGTCGACGCTGGCAGGCCcataattaaattacacaTATTTTAGTTTGGTgcgtgtgtgcatgtgtgtgtgtgcaggcCTGCTTGCTGACTTGCTTTTCCCATTGTGCGTCctgttttttttcctttccagGACGCCCGGCAACACCCATTCCCCCCGCCCCATTTTCGGGCATGACTTAGACATCCGGAGAACCCCAAGACTTTTTGGCCCGTGAatgtgaaattaaatatatttatgtatatagcGGCGAGCAATGTTTGTTAATGTGAAATATGTAATCAACAAAATGTTGTTTATGtcattaaattaataacaatgTGATTTTCGAAGCAACAAAGGTGTGACATGATGATGTCTGGTTTGGGTTTTGGTGAaattaaattggttttattattaaagataaatagaaaaccttaaattataaagaaacaTAAGGTATTTAGTGCTAGTAGAtggtttaaattaataataaaaataataaaaaatatttagaaaataaaattcaagtttgaaggtattttttttactataataGATGAcaaactttaatattatttcatatataattgATATAAGTTTAAAATCTTTCCATGAAACTAGCTAAAATCGTTCCTTTCTTTCTACCAAATTGATTAAcccatataatatatagtatttcTCTTATTATCCCTATTTAATTCATCGAAATGAATGCTATATCTGAAGTCCAGCCACGTTGTCCAGCAGTGGACCTTTAGTAATCTCTTCAAATAACCAATCCTAATGGGTTAAGGGCAGCTGCCGACTGCCAAATGAGATGAAATCGAATCGCTGACGGCTCACTCGACCGCagctggaaatggaaatggaaatgtgaCCTTGAATCCCCATATAGAACAGGCGGCAGGACTCGGATTACGAATGCGCTGCGCGTGACTTCCAGTTAAGTCCTAATTATGTCAGTAACTCATACGAGATTGCAGGGGATTTCTCtcgaagaaggaggaggactgggactgggaacTGGAAACTCTCTGCTGCGTGCCAGCCACGTTCGCCGCACGGCGATGACGCAATTTCCAAAAGATTTGCAACCGAAACGCACAAAGGTGGCCCCGGTGTGTCCTTCGTTCGATGCAGGATGTGGTGCGATATGCTGTGCTATATGTgctatatatggtatatatgcTATCAGGGGTTGTTGCTGCGCCACCCATCCAAACGAAGCCTGAACGGAAAATATGTGAAACCAACTGCGGCAGCCGGCTCTCGTCACTCACACTCGCTGCCCTAAACAGATTTTACACGGGGAGAAATagttataaaataatagaaaatataatagaataagacaagaaataattaatatattcaaaatgaGGTAAAGAGAGTCTTAAGATTGTTATTCCAGTTCCTATAAATaccattaaataaaatattttcttttccaaAAACGTGTGAATTTCCATATACTAACCTTCTTTAAGCAAAATTGTCCACAAtggaaattttataaaattaaaaacattatttaaaaaacaaaaacctgtctttaaatatttatagttgaCTTTAATGCATTGTTTACAtctttctaaattaaaattatttaatttaagattccctatataaatataaattatatgaaatactTTTCCCCAGTGCATCTATTATAATGATGCGGATTTCCAGCGGGCGTCGGTGGGTGAAACAACCCCCGGTGCGAGCCCAAGCCCTGGCCAGGCCCTTTGGCTTCACTCattcatccatccatccatccatttcATCCAACCATCCCATCCATTGTGGCATTCAGTCAGTGAGTCAGTGGGAACCCGGCCAGCCCACTCACCCAGTTATGAGTGTCCTGCGCCTTTTGTCCCGCTTAGCAACAAGCGATAAATTCCGCTCGGCGCTGTAGGTAAAGCGTAGTGGagtgaaatgaaataaaattggtggtggtggtgcgaCCGATGCTCTGATCCTGAGATGCATCCCCCGAAAATCGACAGTGTTTCAACCCCCGaaaggatgatgatgattcacacacacacacacacagaggtaAGAGCAGCGGTTGCAAATGCCCATGGAAAATTCCATTCCATCTGTATGTACTTGGGAGTATGTACTAGGTAATCCTCAAGTGCTCACATGGGTTTTAAggttacatttttatattaaatgataaatatcttataaaatatattttataaatcagAACTTAACTCTAATCTCCAAGGATCTCTTTAGTTttcagctttaaatttaaaatttaattgatatttcttgtatttttaaaataatatctcttacctttcttttaaattaaatccctcaaaaaaaaagcactCGTTTCATGTGGAAACTCCTTAAACGTTTCACCTGCAAGTGAGTCCTTCACATCTCTCAGACTGATTACGAAATCCTGACGGTGCCGCCGTTACCGCCGCCTACACTCAAGTGCTGGCTGCCACCATAATCATCTTAATAATTTCACAACTCATGtctttattacatttttccaCTCCTTCCCCGCCCCCCTTCAGCGGCACCGCAATATAATTTCCCAGCTCTCGgtggaattttttaatttcaaccGAGCACAACAAGTATCTTAAGGATGAGGCGAAGAAAATGTATCTTCATGCGTGTGCCCCGGAGAGCACGCAGTTTCATTCCCATTTCCCAGACCCATTTCATCAAAGATTTTTCTTCGCATCTCGCGCAGTAATTTAATCCCTGGTTGCTTtttgtgaaaataaaatataaaatatggcAGTAATAAAGCAGGAAACCCTTCGCCATTGGCGCAGCAGGTGACCCCATCATCAATCTGCAGAGGCTTAGCTAATTTGGAGGAGGTCCTTCAATCAGGCATTAAGATCGAAGCCGGTACAATGTAATTTTCCTTAAGCCCAGCACGTCCTGGGGTTAATCCTCTAGCTCTACACCTTGATTGAAGTTCTTTTCTTAAGGACCTTTTGTGTGGTGTAACTAGAAAGGATCTGCTGAGAAGGTTCAATGAAGCCAAGAGAGGTTATTGAACTCATTTTTCTTTCATGAAGTCATTAGCCTTTCAACTTTAGGATGGAAATATAGCAAAGCAATGTCGAAAGGTAAGTTTTGGGGTTAACTTGAATTAAAACTGAAGCTTTTAGAATAATTTCCGACATATTTTCCTTGTCTACTAATCAGTTTTCCAATTCCCAAATACTTGTCGCTTCTCTTGGTTAACTTTaagttattttaatatttcactttcccccaaaacgaaatgatttccaacatattttcattgtCACATTTATGTGTGCCCTAAGTATTATGGCTCTAAATGGAGCGATCTTCCCTCATGGATATATCTTCaaagatttaaatatagaacGGCCTTCCGACAAAGACTAAAAACAGGTTCCAAGGCACTCCcacatatatgtaaaaatatgttatatatacAAGACTAAGCACATGTCAGGCACATTGAATGAAGCTGAAgattttaagattttcttcCTATAGATGCAggtttgtttaatatttcccTTAGAACTCattcaaattattaaattccaaagtgttctttgatttttccaaCACAAAAACCCCTCGAAATCCCTTTGTTTTGAATTGTTAATCATTCCTAAACCTGGACTGTCGAAGCTATTGCCTCAGGAAAGTATACCTTAACGTAAGTTCTAAATTCAAACAGGAATTTCGGGCGGGCCTCCAGCTGGATAAGGTCACTTGCAGATGGCGGGAGCTGTTGTTATTCGACGATTCGCCAGCTTGGGAGCGTTTCGATCGTTGCAGACGTTTCAAATGCTACCGAAAGATGGCCAGCAGGGTCAAGGTCAAAACCGCAACTCGTGTACGTATAACCCCACCTTGACCTTTGCCCCTGGCCAGAATGGAGGCGGAGAGCAGCGAATCGGACCGCTGGTCGCTGAGCAGCAGAAAAAAGGACGCCTTTTCTACGGCATTGAGGTACTGGCCCGTACCCGAAAGGAACCTGTGAACCTGGACTTTAATACCTTCCTGCCGGTGCTGCCCATCTTTGTCAGCGTCGTCTGGCATTCCCTACGCTATTGGGATGTGGAGCCCATCAGTGAAGTGGACTGCATTGTGCTGTGCAAGCTTTTGGCTAAGCGATTACCCACAATGCCGCATCTCACCTGTTATCGAATGTCCAAGCAGCGGATGGATCAATTCCTGGACTTGGAATTTAAGAATCTATTGGCCCTGCGAGGTGATGATGCAGAGCCTAAGCAGGAGTTTACGTTCTCGGCTGATTTGACACAGTTTGCGAAATGCAGGTTTGGAGGTAAGTTAACCAGTGTAGAGCTAGTTTTTGCTTTCAAAAAAGAAGCTCAAAACTGAGACTAGAAGTTCCAACATTCTTACACAAGACTTGAGCTTAATGCACACATAATATGACCTTAAAGACTCTTGAGACTTTTCCTAGTTTTCCTTTCCTAGTTGAACCTTTTCTTTACAGATAGAATATCTGTATCCGTGGCTGGTTTCCCAGATGGCTACACCCGCAGCGAAAGGACTCCGGAGCATATGGAGCGAAACTTGAAGATTATGAAGGCAAAGGTGAGTTGCCCAACCTCTTGACTTAAGTTTAAATCAAAACTGAACtctaaaaaatacattttcctttCCAGGTCGAAGCCGGTGCCGACTGCATCATCACTCAGATGTGCTACAAGCCGGATGCCATCATCAAGTACGTAAAGGATTGCCGGGCGGCGGGCATTACAGTTCCCATCCTGCTTGGCATCATGGCTCCCGATACCTACGCCTGCTACAAAAATATGATTAAAAAGGGCGAGGCTGAACTTCCGCCGGATCTGGCAGAAGAAGTTGAACGGCTTCAGTGTGAAATATTGACGGATCCCAGCCAGAATTCAGATCAAATTAGCCAATTCTTTGTCAACTACAACGTTCGTCTCATTTGCGAGGTCCTGGCCGCCTGCGATGACGTCTGGGGCATTGTCTTCTTCACTCTCAACAGGTTCGGAAGTGTTCATCTTACTCTCAAGGAGCTACAAAAAATTGGATTATTTAATGAGGTGTCCTAATAGTAGGATTGCTTAGGGATATCTAAATTACCGAAAGTCAAAGCTAAATTTTACAAGTGTTCTCAATTTAAATTCTTGatatgaatttattaaaatatggCTTTTAAACTTTGAcaactattaaatatttcaaaaagaaaaatagaagaaaaaattaaactgGGATCAAAGAAGTTATCAGCTTTTGAGATACGCTCTCACAAGCAAGCCGTTCTAATTTCGTAATAGAAAACTCGGCAGCGAGTCGAGCTCTACTATATTCGTTAGGTTAGATCGGTGCTGATCGCTGATAATCCGAGTGGCACTGCCAGTTTTCAACGATCTGTGAACGTGCTAGCATCTGTCTGTCGATGGCCCACTGCACGCCGGCCTCCTCGGGTTCAAATCCTTTGGCCTACGTGCCCTGCGTGACCTTTGCCCCTGAACAGCACGTGGTTAAGGAGCAGCGCATAGGACCACTCATTGCCGAGCAGCAGGCACAGCAGCGTCTCTTCTATGGTTTGGAAATAATGCCACGTTCTAGAGGCCAGCCGGTTTGCTTGGATTTCAACCGCTTCCTGCCGGTTCTGCCCATATTCGTTAGCCTGGTCTGGCTGGGCCCGAATTACTGGGATGTGGAGCCCATAGACCAGGTGGATAGCCTACAGCTGGCCATGCATCTAGCCTCTAAAATACCCGTGATGCCGCACTTGACCCTCTATAGGCTAAATGATGAAAGGTTGGATCAGTTTTTGGATCTTAACTTTCGCAATGTTTTGGCCTTAAGGGGAGATTCGGTTTACTCGGGACAGAAATATACCATAAGTAAATCTATTGTGGAAAGAGCGAAAAGAAGGTCAGGGGGtaagttttaaactaaaaataaaatatataaatatttatatatatatatatatatttgtctcGAAACCTGTAGCTTATCTCATTGTCACGCCTCCCTTTGTGAATAATCACCTAAAAAGCgcgaaaatataatttatttactactCTGAAAAGCGTAAATTAAtcattgttaaaaataaatttaaggtaGCTTAGTTACTCttctaagaaatatttattaccaATTGAATTATGGTTTTAAATTTACCAAGGGGATTTCCCTATTTCCAGATACAATATCCATCTGCGTGGGTGGCTTTCCAGAGGGCTATAATAATATAACCGAAGGGGTAGAGCCAGATCTAACAAGTCACATACAATTCCTGAAAGAAAAGGtgagtataaaatatatattaaatttaaagaaattaaacctaagcttataattattttaacagATATCTGCTGGTGTAGATTGCATCATCACCCAGGTGTGCTATCGACCTGAGGCCATTATCCGTTTCGTGAGACAAGTCCGGGCAGCTGGCATTACGGTGCCCATCATGGTGGGAATTATGACTCACCAGAGCTTCACTAAATACACCTTCATGGAGAATTTAACAGGGGCCAAACTATCACCCGATTTACGCCAGGAACTTGTCCAGATTCAGAGTGAATCTGACCTAACTAAAAGATTTTTTATTCGCCTCAATGTTCATATTATAAGAAGTATTCTAGAGGCtgatttaaatgtatttgGCTTCCAAATCTTTACCATGAACAATTTTGAAGCTGTTGAAGCTTTGCTAAAGGAACTTCATCTTCAAAAATTATTTGGTAACAAGGAAACAGAGCTAGGAAACTCCAATTAAGTCTCGCTTGAACTTTAGGAAatgatttgaaaataaattcagtTTGAGGCTATAAAAACACACTTCCAAAATTACTTCCTGTATAACAAATCCTAATAGtaaaatacatattatttatgataATATCTGTAACGAAAAGAGCATAACTTGACTGCTTTGATTGGATGCGGATGTGGTCTAGGATTCATAATGCTGGCTTTAGTAGGAAAAAGGAGAGAACAGACAGATGAAGGCAAATGACAACCCCTTTTTCCCTTGACCATGCTCTTCAGTCGAACAATAACAAATGACTGAGACTGACATGGCTAATGGCCGGGGCTCGAGTCCTGCAGCTGGCCCAAAAGCGACACTTGATGAATGGATCTTAGAAACCCTTCCTCTGCGCCTTTCCCTTTTTGCATATGCGAATGTTGCAGATCCTTTCGGGCTCTTGGTGCGTCATCAATGTCAGTCAATGTCACGGATCACAGCGGAAGAAGTGcgtagaaatatatattttttgacgAATAATATAACTGTTGCATCACCGCACCTTCCTCGGGGGACTTGCCATCAGGACAAACAGGGGTGTTGATGTCCCCCGCCCCACTGTGAAAGGTTTCTTTTTTgacaaaaacaacatttgACATTTGTAACTTGCGGTTGATCGGCCATGGAGAAGGGATAAGTGCCAAGATGAGACACTGGGATAAAAAGGGGGTtccttttgaaatatatttcaaggtatttttgaaacaaaattaatgataataaatgttttgaaaatatgtgaatatttttgacaattaaatcaaagttttgttatatttataaaataatttctttggTATGTAAATAGATTAAGAAATGATAGAAGGGAAACTATATTaagaaaagtatttaaatatttttatctaaaattaagacctacttttaaaatgaattaaaataaaaaacataaaaaataaatattataataaataaataaatattaaaatatataaacaaaataataattaaatataaatatataaattaatttctgtaTTATTACCtcattttttaatcaatttttctACAGAAAACTTCTTCctctttattataatttcctgTTACTTCCCTATACCcctatttttcccagtgcatttCCAAGGGGTTGACTTCCTCCGGTTTGGCCCCCAGATGACACAGATGGAATCGGGGACTAAAAGGTTTCATCCGCCgctgttttctttctttttgcttatttttgcAGCTGTCGCTTGGGCCTGAAAAATGATGTGCGAATGCGAATTTTCCtacgtttttctttttacagCGTTTTGCTTGAGTTTTTGGGGTTGTGTTTTGCAAACTCCGCTTTTCGCAATTATTTATCGGCAATTAAGCCGAACAAATGACGCCGTTAGAATGGACAATGCGCATATTGCGCATACGACGTATATGTCAATCGATATAACTCTTGGGATATGTTCTTGTTTGGTGTTTagaagggggaaaaaaatgtaaaataaaagaattaaatggttaaaaatttaaaaatttaaagccaagagttaaaaatataagaattgaatatttttttctggaaAACCTTATTATCTTCAGTTTTAcataatcaataaataaattaattaaaatataaataggtattcaaatacaaaataccATTCCTAAATCACAACTTTAAAGTATCGAATAATTACAGCAAGAAGCGTGTCGAACTATATTAGTCAGGGCAGATCAGCAATCACTATAAATCTGACAGATCTAAACGAACTACCAACCATGGCTCACTTTGTCGACTCACCCCGCCAGAACTTCTTCTCGTATGTGCCCTGCGTGACCTTTGCCTCCAAACAGCACGGAGTAAAGGAGCCGCGGATTGGACCGCTTATCGAAGGACGACAGCTACAACAGCGTCTCTACTATGGCATAGAGGTGATGCCCCATACCGATGGGATTCCCGTCTGCCTGAACTTAAACCGCCTTCTGCCGTTTATGCCCCTGTTCGTCAGCATAGCCTGGTTAGCCAAGTCATCCTGGGATGTGGAGCCCTTAGGCCGGGTGGATAGCCTGCAGCTAGCCAAGCATCTAGCCTCCAAAATACCCGTGATGCCGCACTTGACTCTTTATAGACTAAACGATGAAAGATTGGATCAGTTCCTGGATCTTAACTTTAGCAATGTTTTGGCGTTAAGGGGGAGTACGATCTATGAAAATCAGACATATGCATATAGCAAAACTATTGTGGAGAGGGCAAAGGAAAAGTTCAAAGGTAAGACATCTATACtgtttttattagttaatataTTACTTGAATTTGTATAGTTTAATTCACTAAATGGAATCCTTCTTTTCAGATAAAGCAACAGTCTGTGTGGCTGGTTTTCCAGAGGGATATAATATAGCCGAAGGGGAACCTCCGGATCTTAAGATTCACTTGCATTACCTGAAAGAAAAGGTGGGACAtgcaatataatatattaacatttaaaatataaaatataaaaaaacttatCTAATAATTTCCGCTGTAGGTGGATGCTGGAGCGGATTGCATCATCACACAGGCCTGTTACCGACCAGAGATCATTATAGACTACGTGAAAAAAGTCCGGGCAGCGGGCATTACGGTTCCCATAATGGTAGGAATTGCAGCCCACGAATCCTTCAAGAAATACAAGACAATAGAGAAGGAGCAAGGAGCCAGATTACCGCCTAGATTGCATGAAAAACTGGCTAAGATGGGCAATAAGTTTGAAAAGGACGTTAGGACAGATCCGCATTTGAttcgaaatttgtttgttCGCATCAacgtaaatattatttgtcaAATTCTAAAGGCAGATATACAAGTTTATGGATTTCAAATTTTTACGCTCAACAATTTTGGAGCTACGGCAGGCCTGCTAAGGGAACTTCGGCAACAAAAACTGTTCGGAGGTAAGTTAAAATTACTAAGAAGCCAAATtctaaattcaaaatatttcaaataacaagaaaatagCTTTGTTTTTAGAAGTTAAACAAGAAAAGACCAATTTTTgcaggttaaaaaaaaaaaatcatattgcTCATACGACATGTATGACCAGgaattatgtttatttaacaatttaaaatctattatTCTTTTAACAAGTTTcacattaatttttaactatttttataatttcctttACCTTTTCCTTGTGAAACCTATACCCCCCGATCGATCGAAGAAATGCATTTCTGCTGCGGTTCATTTGGTTTTCCTCCTCTTGGCCcccttttgtgtgtttttctgcTGCCTCTTGATTTGCCATGCGtcgtttaattttatttcaaaacaaataagCGTAAAATGAGGAAATCTACGATAAATAAGACCAAAAAGCAAGCCTCTATGCCatggtggtgtgtgtgtgtgtttgctgctAAAGCAAAAgatcagcctcagcctcagcctctgCAGTCAACTGaggcagtagcagcagcagcagcagagactgCGGCAGAGGCAATAAAAAAGTTTGCCAAAGATGAGAGAGGAAGATGAGGAGCGGGGAGGCTGGCAAAAGATCCAACGAACAAAGGAGCTGAggaaaaccaacaacaaaaaaagagaaaaagagacaataagaaaaataaaaattaaacgagaaaaaaaaacaagagtcACGTTCACGTTTCTCTGCGGCAGCGGAGCTGGCAGAAGCAGCGATCAGCTGGCAGATCTCAAAGCAGAACCAGCTGAGCGCTAGCAATATTACACTCTCTCCAAACCTCTCTCACTCTTTTACTCACTCTCTTTTTGCAATTTAAAACCCTCATACATATATTAAGAGTACTAGTTTAAAATGCTCAAGAGAACAAGCGATCAAAGAGTAGTTGAGTGAGCGTAAATTAGGTAAAACCGAAGAGAGAGGCAGAAAATACAGTCAGCTGCTGAGATATAGGATTTGGTTATAATTTAGGAAACTGTTgtttattaacaatatttttacgaattaatatttaaagaaaaa
Proteins encoded:
- the LOC108073865 gene encoding methylenetetrahydrofolate reductase (NADPH)-like — encoded protein: MAGAVVIRRFASLGAFRSLQTFQMLPKDGQQGQGQNRNSCTYNPTLTFAPGQNGGGEQRIGPLVAEQQKKGRLFYGIEVLARTRKEPVNLDFNTFLPVLPIFVSVVWHSLRYWDVEPISEVDCIVLCKLLAKRLPTMPHLTCYRMSKQRMDQFLDLEFKNLLALRGDDAEPKQEFTFSADLTQFAKCRFGDRISVSVAGFPDGYTRSERTPEHMERNLKIMKAKVEAGADCIITQMCYKPDAIIKYVKDCRAAGITVPILLGIMAPDTYACYKNMIKKGEAELPPDLAEEVERLQCEILTDPSQNSDQISQFFVNYNVRLICEVLAACDDVWGIVFFTLNRFGSVHLTLKELQKIGLFNEVS
- the LOC108073839 gene encoding uncharacterized protein, whose protein sequence is MAHCTPASSGSNPLAYVPCVTFAPEQHVVKEQRIGPLIAEQQAQQRLFYGLEIMPRSRGQPVCLDFNRFLPVLPIFVSLVWLGPNYWDVEPIDQVDSLQLAMHLASKIPVMPHLTLYRLNDERLDQFLDLNFRNVLALRGDSVYSGQKYTISKSIVERAKRRSGDTISICVGGFPEGYNNITEGVEPDLTSHIQFLKEKISAGVDCIITQVCYRPEAIIRFVRQVRAAGITVPIMVGIMTHQSFTKYTFMENLTGAKLSPDLRQELVQIQSESDLTKRFFIRLNVHIIRSILEADLNVFGFQIFTMNNFEAVEALLKELHLQKLFGNKETELGNSN